From one Nitrosococcus halophilus Nc 4 genomic stretch:
- the folE gene encoding GTP cyclohydrolase I FolE → MDKKLTKAVKEGHYIGSLDVEPGEHYDREFEASVKKILTRLGEDPDREGLKRTPQRVAKALDFLTSGYNMTVEEVVRDALFEDECEEMVIVKDVEFYSLCEHHVLPFFGRAHVGYLPRGRIVGLSKIARVIDVFARRLQVQERLTTQIATGLMSVLNARGVGVVLEACHFCMVMRGVQKQNSQTVTSAMLGTFRQDPRTRAEFMELIRRSSGG, encoded by the coding sequence ATGGATAAAAAATTGACCAAGGCGGTGAAGGAAGGCCACTACATTGGTAGCCTGGATGTGGAGCCGGGGGAGCACTATGACCGGGAATTTGAAGCCAGCGTGAAAAAAATTTTAACCCGCCTCGGCGAAGATCCTGACCGTGAGGGACTCAAGCGCACGCCACAGCGGGTCGCCAAGGCCCTGGATTTCCTCACCAGTGGTTACAATATGACCGTGGAGGAGGTGGTCAGGGATGCCCTTTTTGAGGACGAGTGCGAAGAAATGGTGATTGTCAAGGATGTGGAATTCTATTCCCTCTGCGAGCATCATGTATTGCCTTTTTTCGGGCGTGCCCATGTGGGTTATTTGCCGAGGGGGCGCATTGTGGGCCTGAGTAAAATCGCCCGAGTTATTGATGTCTTCGCCCGGCGGCTGCAAGTGCAAGAGCGCCTCACTACCCAAATCGCCACCGGGCTGATGTCGGTCCTCAATGCCCGCGGCGTGGGAGTGGTTCTGGAGGCTTGTCATTTTTGCATGGTGATGCGGGGGGTACAGAAACAAAATAGCCAGACGGTCACCAGCGCCATGTTGGGGACGTTTCGGCAGGACCCTCGAACCCGTGCAGAATTTATGGAATTGATTCGCCGTTCCTCAGGGGGTTAG
- a CDS encoding HMA2 domain-containing protein → MKIAEGVRVTSFVPGRVRLRFQLLKGNTELAQTVKDEVALVPGIKQVEASEISSSILVVYDKQQITSPDSVQALITTLKRLFPGVELGQLETFLESQ, encoded by the coding sequence ATGAAGATTGCAGAAGGGGTGCGGGTCACTTCTTTTGTGCCGGGAAGGGTGCGGCTAAGGTTCCAGCTATTAAAAGGAAATACAGAGCTGGCACAAACAGTTAAAGATGAAGTGGCTTTGGTGCCAGGAATTAAACAGGTGGAGGCAAGTGAGATATCCAGCAGTATCCTGGTGGTTTATGACAAGCAGCAGATTACTTCACCGGATTCAGTACAAGCGCTAATTACCACCCTAAAAAGATTGTTTCCTGGGGTGGAATTAGGCCAATTGGAGACATTTTTAGAATCACAATAG
- a CDS encoding DUF5132 domain-containing protein produces MASIDDLFKSNTAKGLAIGIGASVLAPIVIPAVAAVVRPLAKAAIKTSIVVYEKGRETVVEMGEVVEDLVAEARAELEEGSTVTGEAVETAEEASSGKRTPPASK; encoded by the coding sequence ATGGCATCCATAGATGACCTCTTCAAGAGTAATACTGCTAAAGGTCTAGCAATTGGTATTGGGGCCTCGGTACTGGCCCCTATTGTGATCCCTGCCGTGGCAGCCGTGGTTCGACCCTTGGCAAAAGCTGCTATTAAAACCAGCATTGTGGTTTATGAAAAGGGACGAGAAACCGTCGTTGAAATGGGGGAGGTTGTCGAAGATCTAGTTGCCGAAGCGAGGGCGGAACTTGAGGAGGGAAGCACGGTGACAGGGGAAGCAGTAGAGACCGCAGAAGAGGCCAGCTCAGGTAAAAGAACGCCTCCGGCTTCAAAATGA
- a CDS encoding HMA2 domain-containing protein has translation MTPAAELSHGLPGRTRIRIRCKRGEPDYFLRVGQALEKLSVVHQIKINDQSGSILIHHTEGAREQIAQYAQSTGLFILENVQYQQDPVLQKSAAGFSSLDSGFNWATSGHFDFRSVLYVVLIVTAIVQIFRGQILVPATTLLWYAVDLLRSATSKQGP, from the coding sequence ATGACGCCTGCTGCCGAGTTGAGTCATGGGCTTCCAGGAAGAACTAGAATTCGCATTCGCTGTAAACGGGGTGAACCGGATTATTTTTTACGGGTAGGGCAAGCCCTGGAAAAACTCTCAGTGGTCCATCAGATTAAAATCAATGATCAGAGCGGCAGTATTCTTATCCACCATACAGAGGGGGCACGGGAGCAAATCGCTCAATATGCCCAATCCACTGGCCTGTTTATTCTGGAAAATGTCCAATACCAGCAGGACCCCGTACTCCAAAAATCTGCCGCAGGATTTTCCAGTTTAGATTCAGGTTTCAACTGGGCTACGAGTGGTCACTTTGATTTTCGCTCGGTCCTCTATGTGGTGCTCATCGTGACGGCCATCGTTCAAATTTTTCGAGGGCAAATTTTGGTACCGGCAACTACACTGCTTTGGTATGCCGTCGATCTCCTGAGGTCCGCCACTAGCAAACAGGGTCCCTAA
- a CDS encoding HMA2 domain-containing protein, whose amino-acid sequence MVQYIHHVPGRLRVKLASLKRNPVQAAALKALLEGFEGIGKAEVNPVTGSILVAYHRERTQPQAILQALHDHGYCRQLVTMPPVSAASSKQKVQTTGKAVGQVGEKFGKAVLDVVVEKMVERSAVALIGAIL is encoded by the coding sequence ATGGTTCAATACATTCATCATGTACCTGGTCGGTTGCGGGTCAAGCTTGCTTCCCTCAAGCGGAATCCTGTTCAGGCAGCAGCCCTGAAGGCACTATTGGAAGGGTTTGAAGGGATAGGCAAAGCCGAGGTCAACCCGGTGACGGGAAGTATCCTCGTGGCCTACCATCGGGAAAGAACCCAACCCCAAGCTATTTTGCAAGCGCTTCATGATCATGGCTATTGCCGTCAATTAGTGACCATGCCCCCTGTAAGCGCTGCCTCCTCCAAACAGAAGGTGCAAACGACGGGCAAAGCGGTCGGTCAGGTAGGGGAGAAGTTTGGAAAAGCCGTTCTGGATGTGGTGGTGGAGAAAATGGTGGAGCGCTCTGCTGTGGCCTTGATCGGCGCTATCTTATAA
- the lodB gene encoding lysine-epsilon-oxidase maturase LodB: MTDNKNCLPLLGEVDVAIVGGGPAGSACALALRTHRLAYRVALVESSFYHATRLGENVSSALLPLLDYLEIKEHFLAQAAYVESFAVQACWGSHIPLLQHSLRHWSGEGYLLDRRCFDAMLAETFHLRGGKLYLSCRVETILPAEDEEGGYLLHLRHQSGKRFALKARFLVDATGRKANIARRLGATSLHYDALIGVSRFFEINPAAPWSKDIVIESAPEGWWYSAPLPENRLVVTWMTDAGLWREQGQDKLNCWESLLKQAPNSDARLRQTAVAADTTLTVRPAHTHILDQTVGKNWLSVGDAAASFDPLSSLGIGFSMHSGCHAARAIVGYLESGEMNSLHHYRDSVKRQFTEYLPTWQHYYRYETRYLHSPFWRARHEQNSFSQALP; this comes from the coding sequence GTGACAGATAACAAGAATTGTCTCCCCCTGCTCGGGGAAGTGGATGTGGCCATCGTGGGCGGCGGGCCGGCGGGATCTGCCTGCGCCCTTGCCCTGCGCACCCATAGGCTTGCTTACCGGGTGGCGTTGGTGGAATCCTCCTTCTACCATGCCACCCGGTTGGGAGAAAATGTCTCATCGGCGCTATTGCCCCTGCTTGATTATCTGGAAATAAAAGAGCACTTTCTTGCCCAGGCGGCATATGTGGAAAGCTTTGCAGTACAAGCCTGCTGGGGGAGTCATATCCCGCTGCTGCAACATTCTCTCCGCCATTGGTCGGGTGAGGGTTATTTGTTGGATCGTCGCTGTTTTGATGCCATGCTGGCCGAAACTTTCCATCTACGGGGGGGGAAGTTGTATCTCTCATGCCGGGTAGAAACGATACTTCCGGCGGAAGATGAAGAAGGGGGTTATCTGTTGCACCTGCGGCACCAATCGGGCAAGCGGTTTGCCTTGAAGGCGCGCTTCCTGGTGGATGCCACGGGGCGAAAAGCCAATATCGCCCGCAGATTAGGGGCAACCTCCCTACACTACGATGCCTTGATTGGCGTAAGTCGGTTCTTCGAAATAAACCCCGCGGCCCCCTGGTCGAAAGACATCGTCATTGAAAGCGCACCGGAAGGCTGGTGGTATTCCGCTCCCCTGCCGGAAAACCGCCTGGTCGTCACCTGGATGACGGATGCCGGGCTATGGCGGGAACAAGGGCAGGATAAGCTTAATTGCTGGGAATCCCTGCTGAAACAAGCGCCAAACAGCGATGCCCGGTTGCGACAGACCGCCGTCGCGGCAGATACCACGCTGACCGTGCGCCCCGCCCACACCCATATCCTCGACCAAACAGTAGGAAAAAATTGGCTGTCCGTAGGCGATGCGGCAGCGAGTTTTGATCCGCTTTCCTCATTGGGGATTGGGTTTTCCATGCATTCAGGATGCCACGCGGCGCGGGCTATTGTCGGCTATCTGGAAAGCGGGGAAATGAACAGCCTGCACCATTATAGGGATTCCGTTAAACGGCAATTCACGGAATATCTGCCTACCTGGCAGCACTATTACCGTTATGAAACCCGATATCTCCACTCTCCCTTTTGGCGAGCGCGGCATGAACAGAATTCATTCTCGCAGGCTCTCCCTTAG
- the lodA gene encoding CTQ-dependent lysine 6-oxidase LodA: MSYTYLLSPSIGIARLGNSPTDFYLAPTEIGGLPLECDANGNATGAAFSSFKDSAGRVKRQAQPFRVMRTKDNKNYEEITLSTEGVASIHWTVHLANKKAAWYQFSELQGNLLLGEGNSYKNQKIPLRNNTVTDSSARQKLIIDPGPRTLSGANQSIEVARTNIPSDYPHGSFPNSSPKYGWPINSLGTIKTDREGRLLVLGAYGRAGGDEPITSYGGADTWYDDIADGPVECTVEFTDGTRISLNSWVACCSPDFAPEIVNISTLDDTMFDVGVRHFNLVPDMHANGAWNTDFVANYQRDILPIIQRISRYQWVSNVQSMSAFCSYIFDFSDPSPANAANRQQYFSYFRKPTIYTPNGIEGESITLFSEDNIPMMPLNSGSNSVSNVDIEKFLTLNQTQYFLLSQWAEGKFVNDPNYQPYPLCSATSAAMGNCVGLPMCPGIEVTWSMQNPAIYASPYRIAQSGDESNYQMHGLSPSRDETEGGGCEPGDLTKRMAIPWQADFFNCTIQYVNFTDPDINKLNGMPLPPSYYAYWWPPQAPWDVLTGDLTAAEQALAHTPAGLQVNYARGINSYVQMITEWSYLGFIRNQNSGANSNRFPYLVETERLHGMFEYQDVPVSQISHNPDDSETTVPIWYSKPQQKLAPEHAELLRLRVEEEMFREIAVAESQRQRTPRRGTRTRF; this comes from the coding sequence AGTGAAGCGCCAGGCGCAGCCATTCCGCGTTATGCGCACCAAAGATAATAAAAATTATGAGGAGATAACGCTATCTACCGAGGGCGTAGCCTCTATCCACTGGACGGTGCATCTCGCCAACAAGAAAGCCGCTTGGTATCAGTTTTCGGAATTGCAGGGAAACCTACTATTGGGTGAAGGCAATAGCTATAAAAATCAAAAAATCCCCCTGAGGAATAATACGGTTACCGATTCTTCTGCTCGCCAGAAATTAATTATCGATCCGGGTCCACGCACCCTCAGCGGTGCAAACCAGAGTATTGAAGTCGCTCGCACCAATATCCCTTCGGATTACCCCCATGGCAGTTTTCCTAATTCCAGCCCCAAATATGGCTGGCCAATCAATTCCCTGGGCACGATTAAGACCGACAGGGAAGGCCGTTTGCTCGTATTGGGCGCTTATGGCCGTGCCGGCGGGGATGAGCCAATTACCAGTTATGGCGGTGCCGATACCTGGTATGACGATATCGCGGATGGGCCAGTTGAGTGCACGGTAGAATTCACAGACGGGACCCGCATCAGCCTGAATAGCTGGGTCGCATGCTGTTCCCCTGATTTCGCACCGGAAATCGTCAATATCTCCACCCTGGACGATACGATGTTTGATGTGGGTGTGCGTCATTTCAACCTGGTGCCGGATATGCATGCCAATGGGGCATGGAATACGGACTTCGTCGCTAACTACCAGCGAGACATTCTGCCGATCATCCAACGTATTTCACGTTATCAGTGGGTCTCGAACGTGCAATCAATGAGCGCCTTCTGCTCGTATATTTTCGATTTCAGCGATCCTTCCCCCGCCAATGCTGCAAACCGCCAACAATATTTTTCTTACTTCCGCAAACCGACTATTTATACGCCGAACGGGATTGAGGGCGAAAGCATTACCCTGTTCAGCGAGGATAATATTCCGATGATGCCCCTCAACTCCGGCAGTAACTCGGTGAGTAACGTGGATATTGAAAAATTTCTGACATTGAACCAGACCCAGTATTTCCTGCTCTCTCAATGGGCGGAAGGGAAATTTGTCAATGATCCAAACTACCAGCCCTATCCCCTCTGTTCTGCCACCAGTGCGGCGATGGGCAATTGCGTGGGCTTGCCCATGTGTCCCGGTATCGAGGTGACCTGGAGCATGCAGAACCCTGCCATTTATGCATCACCTTACCGTATCGCGCAATCTGGCGATGAGAGCAATTACCAGATGCACGGCCTTTCCCCTTCACGGGATGAAACAGAAGGCGGAGGGTGCGAGCCGGGCGATCTGACCAAGCGCATGGCGATTCCATGGCAGGCGGATTTCTTCAATTGCACAATTCAGTACGTTAATTTCACCGATCCCGACATCAATAAGCTGAACGGTATGCCGCTACCACCGAGCTATTATGCTTATTGGTGGCCGCCGCAAGCACCGTGGGATGTGCTGACGGGGGATCTCACGGCCGCGGAGCAGGCGCTCGCCCATACCCCAGCCGGGTTGCAGGTGAATTATGCCCGTGGCATCAACAGCTATGTACAGATGATTACCGAATGGTCTTATCTCGGCTTTATCCGCAACCAAAATTCAGGAGCGAACTCCAATCGCTTTCCCTACCTTGTGGAAACGGAGCGCCTGCATGGCATGTTTGAATACCAGGACGTGCCGGTCAGCCAGATCAGCCATAATCCCGATGACAGTGAAACGACCGTTCCTATCTGGTATTCAAAACCCCAGCAAAAACTAGCTCCAGAACATGCCGAGTTGTTGCGCCTTCGCGTTGAAGAAGAAATGTTCAGGGAAATCGCCGTAGCTGAGTCGCAACGCCAGCGCACGCCGCGACGGGGCACGCGGACCCGTTTCTAG